In the Maribacter sp. MJ134 genome, one interval contains:
- a CDS encoding bifunctional 5,10-methylenetetrahydrofolate dehydrogenase/5,10-methenyltetrahydrofolate cyclohydrolase, with translation MEILDGKKVSNDIKSEIAAEVAKMKERGEKVPHLAAIIVGNDGASLTYVGSKVRSCERVGFESTLVKMPSTTSEQELLKKINELNDDANIDGFIVQLPLPEQIDTQKVIMAVHPDKDVDGFHPTNFGKMALDMSTFIPATPFGILELLERYNVDTKGKHTVVIGRSHIVGRPMSILMGRKGWPGNSTVTLTHSHTKNITQIISQADIVISALGVPNFLKAEMVKDDAVVIDVGITRVPDDSRERGYYITGDVDFENVSKKASYITPVPGGVGPMTIAMLLKNTLLARERHRNRE, from the coding sequence ATGGAAATTCTTGACGGTAAAAAAGTATCTAACGATATTAAATCAGAAATTGCTGCCGAAGTCGCAAAAATGAAAGAACGGGGAGAGAAAGTACCCCATTTGGCAGCTATCATCGTGGGTAATGATGGTGCCAGCCTTACTTACGTGGGCAGTAAAGTGCGTTCTTGTGAGCGTGTAGGCTTTGAATCTACTTTGGTCAAAATGCCAAGTACTACCTCGGAACAGGAACTTCTGAAGAAAATTAACGAACTGAACGATGATGCCAATATTGATGGTTTTATCGTTCAACTTCCCTTACCGGAACAGATAGATACCCAAAAGGTGATTATGGCCGTTCACCCAGATAAGGATGTAGATGGTTTTCACCCTACGAACTTTGGTAAAATGGCTTTGGATATGAGTACGTTCATTCCTGCAACACCTTTCGGTATTTTAGAACTATTGGAACGCTATAATGTAGATACCAAAGGAAAACATACGGTTGTTATTGGTAGAAGTCACATTGTAGGTAGGCCTATGAGTATTCTTATGGGGCGTAAGGGATGGCCAGGGAATTCTACGGTAACGCTTACACACAGCCACACCAAAAACATAACACAGATTATATCCCAAGCGGATATTGTTATTTCTGCACTAGGAGTCCCTAATTTCCTAAAAGCGGAAATGGTGAAGGATGATGCCGTTGTTATTGATGTGGGCATCACCAGAGTTCCGGATGATAGCAGGGAAAGAGGGTACTATATTACAGGAGATGTAGATTTTGAAAATGTAAGTAAAAAAGCATCTTACATAACCCCGGTGCCCGGAGGTGTGGGACCGATGACGATTGCTATGCTCCTAAAAAACACCTTGCTGGCAAGAGAAAGACACAGAAATAGAGAATAA